Proteins encoded in a region of the Rutidosis leptorrhynchoides isolate AG116_Rl617_1_P2 chromosome 9, CSIRO_AGI_Rlap_v1, whole genome shotgun sequence genome:
- the LOC139866839 gene encoding F-actin-capping protein subunit beta, with translation MEAAMGLMRRMPPKHSETALSALLSLLPDHSSDLLSQVDQPLQVLCDVDNAKEFILCEYNRDADSYRSPWSNTYHPPLEDGMYPSPELRKLEVEANEVFTIYRDQYYEGGISSVYLWEEDDSEGFVACFLIKKDGSKYAHGKRGYLHEGGWEAIHVIQVGPEEEGVAGYCLTSTIMLSLTTNSDTSGTFNLSGSIRRQMKADLSVEDGHLCNMGKMIEELEGKLRNQLDQVYFGKTKEMVCTLRPPPELLSMALPDSRKL, from the exons ATGGAAGCAGCGATGGGATTGATGAGAAGAATGCCACCGAAACATTCAGAAACCGCTCTCTCCGCCCTTCTCAGCCTCTTGCCGGACCATTCTTCCGATCTCCTTTCTCAAGTCGATCAGCCTCTTCAG GTCTTATGTGATGTGGATAATGCAAAAGAGTTCATATTATGTGAGTACAACAGAGATGCCGACTCTTACAG ATCACCTTGGTCAAATACTTATCATCCACCATTGGAAGACGGGATGTATCCGTCACCAGAATTAAGGAAACTTGAAGTTGAGGCAAATGAAGTCTTTACAATATATCGTGACCA GTATTACGAAGGCGGGATTTCGTCAGTTTATTTGTGGGAAGAAGACGACAGTGAAGGTTTTGTAGCCTGCTTCTTGATCAAAAAAg ATGGATCAAAATATGCACATGGTAAAAGAGGTTATCTGCACGAGGGTGGATGGGAGGCTATACATGTTATCcag GTGGGGCCGGAAGAAGAAGGGGTGGCTGGTTATTGTTTAACAAGCACCATAATGTTGTCACTGACAACAAACAGTGATACATCTGGCACTTTTAATCTATCAGGATCAATTAGGAGACAG ATGAAAGCAGATCTGTCTGTGGAAGATGGTCATCTATGCAATATGGGAAAGATGATAGAAGAATTAGAGGGAAAACTCAGGAATCAGCTTGACCAG GTATACTTTGGGAAAACCAAGGAGATGGTATGCACTCTTCGACCTCCTCCTGAATTGCTGTCTATGGCACTTCCTGATAGCAGAAAACTGTGA